In Candidatus Binatia bacterium, one DNA window encodes the following:
- the hprK gene encoding HPr(Ser) kinase/phosphatase, with protein MNVSVPVREMLSLRGSLKLKLVAGAGGLSRTIEAPRVQKPALALAGYLDQLHPGRVQVLGNAEVGYIERLSPAQAERAVTAVCRSPVACFVVTNGNTPPEALRRAAARYRVPLFTTEQRTATAIRSIARWLEERFAPETLVHGVLVEVFGLGVLLLGKSGVGKSEAALALLNRGHRLVADDVVRVREAPPGTIKGRCAEGLRQHLEIRGMGVLNVADLFGTLATLDEAPIDLMIELLDQHEDVKLERLGLEDRHGTLLGVEIPYLQIQLRAGRDVATIIEVATRNQILKMRGIHGARRFVANVDRNLRRAAQRGQG; from the coding sequence GTGAACGTCTCGGTTCCCGTCCGCGAGATGCTCTCGCTGCGCGGCTCGCTCAAGCTCAAGCTGGTGGCGGGCGCCGGCGGGCTGTCTCGCACGATCGAGGCGCCGCGCGTGCAGAAGCCGGCGCTCGCGCTCGCGGGCTACCTCGACCAGCTCCACCCCGGTCGCGTGCAGGTGCTGGGCAACGCCGAGGTCGGCTACATCGAGCGTCTCTCGCCCGCGCAGGCGGAGCGCGCCGTCACCGCCGTCTGCCGCTCGCCGGTCGCGTGCTTCGTCGTCACCAACGGCAACACGCCGCCCGAGGCGCTGCGCCGCGCCGCCGCGCGCTACCGGGTGCCGCTGTTCACGACGGAGCAACGTACGGCGACCGCGATCCGCTCGATCGCGCGCTGGCTCGAGGAGCGCTTCGCGCCCGAGACGCTGGTGCACGGCGTGCTGGTCGAGGTGTTCGGACTCGGCGTCCTGCTGCTCGGCAAGAGCGGCGTGGGCAAGAGCGAGGCGGCGCTCGCGCTGCTGAACCGCGGTCACCGGCTGGTCGCGGACGACGTGGTGCGCGTCCGTGAAGCGCCGCCCGGCACGATCAAGGGACGCTGTGCCGAGGGTCTGCGCCAGCACCTCGAGATCCGCGGCATGGGCGTGCTCAACGTCGCCGATCTCTTCGGCACGCTCGCGACGCTCGACGAGGCGCCGATCGACCTGATGATCGAGCTGCTCGACCAGCACGAGGACGTGAAGCTCGAGCGCCTCGGCCTCGAGGACCGCCACGGGACGCTGCTCGGCGTCGAGATCCCGTACCTGCAGATCCAGCTCCGCGCGGGTCGTGACGTCGCGACCATCATCGAGGTCGCGACGCGCAACCAGATCCTCAAGATGCGCGGCATCCACGGCGCGCGACGCTTCGTCGCGAACGTCGATCGCAACTTGCGCCGCGCGGCACAGCGAGGTCAGGGGTGA